In one Drosophila pseudoobscura strain MV-25-SWS-2005 chromosome X, UCI_Dpse_MV25, whole genome shotgun sequence genomic region, the following are encoded:
- the scramb2 gene encoding phospholipid scramblase 1: MMQMKEYKEVPQDVPQDDTVVRQPTSADAVRIPSGPENWMSIPVGMPNCPQGLEYLTALDQLLVSQKIEKLELLTGFETKNRFKIKNSLGQNVYFAYEESDCCTRNMLGRARPFEMKILDNFQNEVLHLTRPFRCDLLCCFPDCLNAVEVSAPPGQVIGTVEQVCTFLRPKFNIKNSFGDTVLHIEGPICPCKCFSDTNFKVLSANNEEIGKISKQWSGLGRELFTDADYFSVTFPLNLDVRMKALIFAALFLIDVVYYEH; this comes from the exons ATGATGCAGATGAAAGAGTACAAGGAGGTGCCTCAGGACGTTCCTCAGGACGATACTGTGGTGCGTCAGCCCACGTCTGCAGATGCTGTCAGGATACCATCTGGACCTG AGAACTGGATGTCAATACCCGTGGGCATGCCCAACTGTCCCCAAGGACTCGAATATCTGACGGCTCTGGATCAATTGCTGGTGTCAcagaaaatcgaaaaactGGAGCTCCTCACCGGCTTCGAGACGAAGAACCGcttcaaaattaaaaattcactGGGACAGAATGTTTATTTCGCTTACGAGGAGAGCGACTGCTGTACCCGTAACATGCTGGGCAGAGCGCGGCCCTTCGAGATGAAGATCCTGGACAACTTCCAGAACGAGGTACTGCACCTAACCCGTCCGTTTCGCTGCGATTTGCTTTGCTGCTTCCctgactgcttgaacgctgTGGAGGTGTCGGCGCCGCCGGGACAGGTTATTGGAACAGTGGAGCAGGTCTGCACATTCCTACGACCAAAATTCAACATCAAGAACTCGTTTGGCGATACTGTTTTGCACATCGAGGGCCCCATCTGCCCCTGCAAGTGCTTCAGTGATACCAATTTCAAG GTATTGAGCGCCAATAACGAGGAGATCGGAAAGATAAGCAAACAGTGGTCGGGCCTGGGCAGAGAGCTGTTCACCGATGCAGACTATTTTAGCGTCACGTTTCCCCTGAATCTGGATGTGCGCATGAAGGCCCTCATATTTGCAGCACTCTTTCTGATT GATGTGGTCTACTACGAGCACTAA
- the Prx4 gene encoding peroxiredoxin-2, whose amino-acid sequence MYKYLVVLLLAAAIVLAAKPDDGESCYSFAGGSVYPAEEPKGDHQLQYTKAVISKPAPAFEGTAVVNKEIVKLSLSQYLGKYVVLLFYPLDFTFVCPTEIIAFSDRISEFRKIKTEVIAASVDSHFTHLAWINTPRKEGGLGDVKIPLLSDLTHKISKDYGVYLESSGHALRGLFIIDQAGVLRQITMNDLPVGRSVDETIRLVQAFQYTDTHGEVCPAGWRPGADTIVPDPEEKTKYFAKNN is encoded by the exons ATGTACAAGTACTTAGTCGTCCTACTACTGGCCGCTGCTATCGTCCTGGCCGCCAAGCCCGACGATGGCGAATCCTGCTACTCTTTCGCCGGTGGATCTGTATATCCCGCTGAGGAGCCGAAGGGCGATCACCAGCTGCAGTACACCAAGGCAGTCA TTTCGAAGCCAGCTCCTGCATTCGAGGGCACTGCTGTGGTGAACAAGGAGATCGTGAAGCTATCGCTCTCCCAATACCTGGGCAAATACGTAGTCCTGCTCTTCTATCCACTGGACTT CACATTTGTGTGTCCCACGGAGATAATTGCCTTCTCGGATCGAATTTCGGAGTTCCGTAAGATCAAGACCGAGGTGATTGCGGCCAGCGTGGACTCCCACTTTACTCATCTGGCCTGGATTAACACGCCACGTAAGGAGGGCGGCCTGGGCGACGTAAAGATCCCGCTACTCTCCGATTTGACGCACAAAATTAGCAAGGACTATGGCGTATATCTGGAATCGAGTGGCCATGCGCTGCGCGGTCTTTTTATCATTGATCAAGCCGGCGTGCTGCGTCAGATCACGATGAACGATCTGCCTGTGGGCCGGTCGGTGGATGAGACCATACGCCTAGTCCAGGCTTTTCAGTACACCGATACCCACGGCGAGGTTTGTCCAGCTGGTTGGCGACCAGGCGCCGATACG ATTGTGCCCGATCCAGAGGAGAAGACCAAGTACTTTGCTAAGAATAACTGA
- the LOC4813732 gene encoding ankyrin repeat domain-containing protein 54 → MAAATNSDSSGVETAREEVEMAMPMPMSTASKGIMITPPPVMPPTPTSSPNTHGEWPNLNPNAFQLSRDRGEHFALPHLPPLPLNANTDYLPSLIHPSTLPSSSKSFKMRPRMQRLKTYCNYNNILAQSNGRRLRTAASTCNVDGLNRLLEAGANPNAADEYNRSPLHLAACRGYIPIVEQLLKYGANPNVVDSLGNTPLHLAVISASSNNFNVVVGVLLQGGASVHMYDRSQKSPLELAEARLRLLRNRYDHPTPEHAKILEDMCMLTTLILRYMVKQQRELEDLSALEKRLQNLSTSDDQEQVVSQTADELLASVERLSINNK, encoded by the coding sequence ATGGCCGCGGCCACCAACAGTGACTCCTCCGGCGTGGAGACGGCCCGCGAGGAGGTTGAAatggccatgcccatgcccatgagCACAGCCTCGAAGGGCATTATGATAACTCCGCCGCCAGTGATgccgcccacacccacatcaTCGCCAAACACACACGGCGAGTGGCCCAACCTGAATCCGAACGCATTCCAGCTGAGCAGAGATCGAGGGGAACACTTTGCGCTGCCACACTTGCCCCCACTACCGCTGAACGCCAACACCGACTATCTGCCGAGCCTGATACACCCGAGCACCCTCCCCTCGAGCAGTAAGAGTTTCAAGATGCGCCCGCGGATGCAGCGCCTGAAGACGTActgcaactacaacaacaTATTGGCCCAGTCGAACGGGCGACGACTGCGCACAGCCGCTTCCACCTGCAACGTTGATGGACTTAACCGCCTGCTGGAGGCGGGAGCCAATCCCAATGCCGCCGACGAGTACAATCGGAGTCCGCTGCATTTGGCCGCCTGTCGGGGCTACATACCGATTGTAGAGCAGCTGCTGAAATACGGCGCCAATCCGAACGTGGTCGACTCCCTGGGTAACACGCCCCTACATTTGGCCGTCATCTCGGCCAGTTCGAACAACTTTAATGTTGTTGTGGGCGTGTTGCTCCAGGGCGGGGCCAGTGTGCACATGTACGATCGTAGCCAAAAATCGCCGCTGGAGCTGGCCGAGGCTAGGCTGCGACTGCTGCGCAATCGCTACGATCATCCCACACCTGAGCATGCCAAGATTCTGGAGGATATGTGTATGCTGACAACGCTGATCTTGCGCTACATGGTCAAGCAGCAGCGTGAGCTGGAGGACCTCTCGGCCCTGGAGAAGAGATTGCAGAACCTGAGCACCAGCGACGATCAGGAGCAGGTTGTCTCCCAAACGGCCGACGAGCTTCTGGCCAGCGTCGAGCGCTTGTCCATCAACAACAAGTAG
- the LOC4813370 gene encoding R3H and coiled-coil domain-containing protein 1 gives MGVKKHISETPLSKSNSVDLYRPPALRKNSSSEETAASNETPAETAAGTEISNSTSKESPSREQQSTRRERRPDRAVYVPRARRSQTTPPTTTTTSSSATATSAATKTTAAPSALPVEAAPVAEAKVNPSKPDDGNSQQKLTKKPKSHRERKERSKKLISATEKPTETEAEAATVLVISGSGTEVRTENESNQDSTGNCDKEIMSSGQRTKPVSGSKANSNGKQHPPPLRIEDVAASRTNNAEEAAKCDNDERELQRASKEINRSNRRIMKQTFVSDVLEIPEKIELVSKAATRATATAKPPGGSTTEDDDEEEEDDWENMFDESGDCLDPKILQELNDSVGKCKIELPKMDYTVFHIKQSLLNDEEFPHVLEVSNFPVEFKTPDLLMLFSQYKGSGFDIKWVDDTHALAVFSSSRIAAEVLTMGHPFVKLKPLAEATLESRVKAKKAGAVSLQPYRQRPETCTALARRLVSGALGVKLATAPEERENERRVLREAKERKLLAAKQRDEVWES, from the exons ATGGGCGTGAAGAAGCATATCAGCGAGACACCTT TAAGCAAATCGAACTCTGTGGACTTGTATAGACCGCCAGCACTTAgaaagaacagcagcagcgaagaGACAGCTGCATCGAACGAAACGCCAGCAGAGACAGCTGCAGGAACAGAAATATCGAATTCTACTTCCAAAGAATCACCGAGCAG AGAGCAACAGTCCACTCGACGTGAACGCCGCCCCGACCGAGCTGTATATGTGCCAAGGGCACGACGCAGTCAAACTACACCAccgacaaccacaacaaccaGCAGCtcagcgacagcgacatcagcagcaactAAAACGACTGCGGCGCCAAGCGCATTACCAGTGGAAGCAGCGCCAGTTGCAGAAGCAAAAGTAAACCCGTCCAAACCAGACGACGGCAACAGTCAGCAGAAGCTCACGAAGAAACCCAAGTCGCATCGGGAGCGTAAGGAACGTAGCAAGAAATTGATATCGGCAACGGAAAAACCCACTGAaacagaggcggaggcagctACGGTGCTTGTGATATCAGGCAGCGGGACTGAAGTGAGAACTGAAAACGAATCGAACCAAGACAGCACCGGCAACTGTGATAAGGAG ATCATGAGCAGCGGCCAGCGTACAAAGCCCGTCAGTGGTAGCAAAGCCAACAGCAATGGAAAACAGCACCCGCCGCCATTGCGAATCGAGGATGTGGCGGCATCCAGGACCAACAATGCAGAGGAAGCTGCCAAATGTGATAATGATGAGCGCGAGCTGCAGCGAGCCTCGAAG GAAATCAATCGCAGCAATCGACGCATCATGAAACAAACCTTTGTTTCGGATGTGCTGGAGATACCCGAGAAGATCGAGTTGGTCTCCAAGGCAGCCACTCgggcaacagcgacagcaaaacCACCTGGAGGCAGCACCACCGAAGATGACGATGAGGAAGAAGAGGATGACTGGGAGAATATGTTTGATGAGAGCGGCGACTGTCTGGATCCGAAGATTCTCCAAGAACTGAACGATTCTGTGGGCAAGTGCAAAATAGAGCTGCCCAAGATGGACTACACC GTGTTTCACATCAAGCAGTCCCTGCTAAACGACGAGGAGTTCCCTCACGTGCTGGAGGTGTCCAATTTTCCAGTGGAGTTCAAAACGCCCGACCTGCTCATGCTCTTCTCGCAGTACAAAGGCAGTGGCTTCGATATAAAATGGGTAGACGATACCCACGCTTTGGCTGTGTTTAGCAGTTCCCGCATTG CTGCTGAGGTGTTAACAATGGGACATCCATTTGTGAAATTAAAGCCGCTGGCCGAGGCCACACTCGAATCGCGAGTCAAGGCCAAGAAGGCCGGTGCCGTCTCACTGCAACCATATCGCCAGCGACCGGAGACATGCACGGCCTTGGCCCGACGTCTAGTATCCGGAGCCTTGGGAGTGAAACTGGCAACAGCGCCGGAGGAGCGTGAGAACGAGAGGCGTGTTCTACGTGAAGCCAAAG AACGTAAACTTTTAGCTGCCAAACAGCGCGATGAGGTCTGGGAGAGCTAG